Part of the Natrialbaceae archaeon AArc-T1-2 genome, CGAACCGTTGGTATCCGGCCCCGTCCCCTCAGTTGACGACGACGTCCGGCTCGTCTCGCTGTGGGGACTCTTCGTCGTCTCCCCCGCGGAACTTCTTCACCGCGACGCCGAGTGCGACGAGTACGACGAGTGCGACCACGAGCCCGACCGCGCCCTTGCCGCCGGAGTCGTCTGCGGCCGTGGCCGCGCCGACGTCTTCGTCGGTTTCTATTTTCGTCTCCGTCTCCGTTTCGGGCGTCGTCGACTCGTCCTCGGCCTCGGCCGACTCACTCCCGAGAATGTCTGTCAGACGCGCCGGTCCGAGCTGGGTGTCGCCGTCGAGATGCAGTTCGATGACGGTGAATTTCTTGTCGCCCATACGACCGGTGTCGACGAGCGCGTACTTAGGGGTTGTGCTGGCTCGCCTCGAGTGCGACACACCGGGGCGGCGTCCCCCAACCGGCGTCTGACGGAGACGCTTCGACCGGTACGGTTAAGTGTCCGTCACAAGCGGTGTTTCGTATGAGCGGACGACCGCTTGACGTCCTCGAGGAATCTCTCGGCGAACGCGTCACGGTACGCCTGAAAAGCGGCGAGGAGTACGCCGGCGAGCTGGCTGGCTACGACCAGCACATGAACCTCGTCCTCGAAGACGTCGGCATCTCGGCCGAGACGGACATCGAATCGGAATCGCCGTCTGAAGACACAACCATTATACGCGGCGATAACGTCGTGTCGATAACTCCATGACTGGTGCAGGTACCCCGAGCCAAGGAAAGAAAAACACGACGACCCACACCAAGTGTCGCCGCTGCGGAGAGAAGTCCTACCACACCAAGAAGAAAGTCTGCTCGTCGTGTGGCTTCGGCAAGTCGGCCAAACGACGCGACTACGAGTGGCAGGGCAAATCCGGCGACAACTGACGCTTTCTTCTCGAGCCGAACGCTTTTCGCCCTCGTCGGGCCAACTGTCGGTATGACCGTCAGCTACGATGCGATAACGGTCGACTGGCTCGGCTACGCGACCGTCCGACTCGAGGGCCGTACCGGCGTCGTCGTCTACACCGACCCCGGCCGCTACGGCGTCCTCGAGGACTACGACGCCCGCGACGGCGACCTCGTTCTCATCACCCACGCACATCACTATGACCCCGACGGCATCCGGCGGGTCGCCCACGAAGACGCCATCGTGCTCGTTCACGACGCGATCGACGCGAGCGAGATCGACCGCGTCGACGAACGGCCGGAGGACCTTCCCTACGAGATCGAACGCGTCCGAGCCGACGAGAGCTTCGTCCTCGGACCGCTCGATCTGTTCACCACGCCGGCGTACAACGATCCCGACGGACCACACACCCGACCGGACGGCACGCCGCACCATCCACGCGGCGAGGGATGTGGCTACGGCGTCACGATCGACGGCGTCACCGCCTTCTGGGCCGGCGACACCGACGTACTGGCGGCCCACGAGGAGCTCGCTATCGACGTGGCGATGCTCCCGATCGGCGGGGCGTACACGATGGACCGTCACGAGGCGGCCGATCTCGCGGCGGCGATGGATCCCGGTCTCGTCGTGCCGATCCACTACGATACGTTCGCGGAGATCGAGACGGACGACGAGGCGTTCGTCGTCGACGTGGCGACCCGAGGGGTACCCGTCGTGCTCGATCGGTGAGGGAGCCGATCACGCGGTTTCAGAAAAGAGCGCAGCTGAGCTGTCGCCGTCGGTCCAGCGAACCGTCACCTCGTCGCCGCGGTCGACGTCGACGATTGAGATCGCATCGCCGTCTGTCACCCGGTCGACGTCGCTGTGGCTCGCCCACGATCCGCGCGAGGTCCCGTCGACGGCCACGACCAACGTCTCGGCGTCGATTTCGTCGCCGCCGTCGTGAACGATCGTCGCCTCGCCGTCGGTCGCGTCCAGATCGAACGTCACCGACGGCGCGCCGGCCGGCAGCGACCGACGGTAGCCCCGACCGAGGAATGCCGCGACGACGATGGCGAAAAGCACCAGAATGAGAGCCGCCACCGATGCCGGTAACGGACCGCCGACCCCGGCGGCGGTCGCGACGAGCGTCCCAAACGCGAGCAAGCCGATCGCCACGAGCATAAACGCGAGTATCGCGACGAAAATCACGGCGAGAAACCCGGTGAGTGCCGCTCGCAGTCCTCGCAAGATCTCGCTCATGGATGGACCAACGAGAACGGTCACAAAAAGGGATCCGATACGTCGGTGTCTCCCTGCAGGGAGCGTAGAGACGGACTAAACGACGTCCATCTCCTCGAGTCGCTCGGGAAGGTAGGTCTCGGTGACGAAATCGAGCCCGTAGGAGGCGAGCGACTGCTGTTCCGATTTCTTCCCGATCTCGAGCTGTAACTCGATCTGTTCTTCCCAGTACTCCGTCTGGAATCGCGGATCCTCGAGTTCGCTCTCTAAGGCGTTCTCGTCGGAGTCGCTAAGCGGATCGGTCGGCAGGTCGTACTCGACGATGTCCTCGGGCTGGATGCCGACGAACTGCGCTTCGGGCGTCGCGAGATACTCGGAGAGGTGGGCCGATTTGATCGAGCCGTAGGCGACCGAGCCGTAGATGCGGTACGACCACGGATCGCCGTCGGTAAAGACGGTCACCGGGAGCTCGAGTTCGTCGCGGAGGCGTTTGGTGATCCGCCGGGTCGCTCTCGCTGGCTGGCCCTTCAGATGGACGATGAGCGCGTCGTAGGCCTCGTCGAAGCCGTTCTCGACGAGCCGGTCGCGCATGCCGCCGGTTTCGACGGCGAGGACGAACTCGGCGTCACAGTCGAGAAACTCGATCGTGTCCGGGTTGTTGGGGATCTGGTAGCCCCCCTCGCCGACGTCTTTCTGACAGTGGATCTCACGTTCTCCACGGCGGGTCTGTTCGCGGAGGTACAACGGTCCCATGATCGTCGCGCCCGACTCCTCGGGGCGCATGTGAAAGTCCTCGCGGGTGACGCCCGTGACGATCTCCAGGTCCTCGACCAGTCCGTTCGACTCGTCCTGGCTCGAGAACTGGGCGTGTTCGTTGTCCCAGGACTCAGAGAGGTAGTACAGTTCACGCAGCGTCGAGGAACGATCTTGCTCGAGTTGGTCTGCGAGAAACTCGATCGTGTAGACGGCTTTCAGCAGTTTCCGCGCGCCCCGGACGGAGTTTGCAGACCGAGTCGAGGTCCGGTCGCCGTAGACCCAGACGCCGGCGTCCTCATCGTACTCGATGTTGCTTTTCGTCCGCGTCGGCACCGACATCTCGGGAATCTCGCCCAGTTCGAACTGGTCGTAAAACTGTGCCGCGAGGTCGATCAACTGCGCTCTGGCCTGCTCGTTCGTGTCCGTGCTCATGCTGACACCGTGATTTCGCTTCGCTCATCACGAGCAATCATTCGCGTGCTCATGATGACACCGTGATTTCGCTTCGCTCATCACGAGCAATCATTCGCGTGCTCATGATGACACCGTAAGCTTCTCCGCTTCGACACCTTTCACGTCGAGGTCGAACGACGCGTCTCCCCCCAGTTCGTACTCGAGGACGGCCTCCTCGCCGCTTTTGACTTCGGGCTCCCAGCTGACGAACCACTCGCCGTCCATCTCGACGACGCTCGCATCCTCGGGGAGGTTCGAGGGCTCGGCCGTGACGATGTCGGTGACCTCGAGCGACTCGTTCGTACTCGAGTTGTTCTCGACGACGAGTTCGACGCTCGTTGCATCGCCGTTTTCCCCGAGGCGGCGCTCGACGAGGACGTTGTTCATGATGCGGGCGACGGCGTCGTCGATGTCGGGGTCGGGCCGGTCGGTGACCTCGGCGACTTTCCGTGCCATCTCTGGGAGGATCTTGCCGAGGACGTTCTGTTTCTTCCGGCGTTTTTCCATCGAGCGCCGTTTGTTGAGATAACTCTTGAGGTCGCGGGCGGCCTCCCGGATGGCGAGTTCGATCTCGTCTTCGATCTCGGGAACGTTCGCGACCGCGTCTTTCGACTCGCTGGTGAAGGGCACGTTCGTCGAGGCGACGTGGACCATGATCACCGCCGGCCCGTTCGGGAGCCCGGAGCCGCCGGGCTGGTCGAGCCCGTAGTTGCGCCAGCCGATGGACTTCACGACGTCGGTCGTCGCACACGCACCACGCTGGTAGACCAGCGGGACGCGATTGGCAAAGCGAAGCACGTCGACGCCTCCCTCTGCCTCTACCTCGCCGCCGTAGGCGATGCCGGCCTCGACGACGAACGGATCGCCGCCGTGTACTTCGGCGTTGCGACTCGCCGCAGCGTAGAAGTCGGCGTCGAACTCCTTTCGCAGCCCCGTCTCGATGAGGTCTGCAGAGATCGGCGAGAGACATCGCGTCGGCGGTGCCATGATGTCCGTTTCCCGCATCGCGTCGACGAGGTCGCTCGAGGCGTCTCTGTCGTCGACGAGTTCGCGAACGAGCGGCGGGTCGTCGGGGACGGTCGCCATGACCGTCCAGATCACCTCCGTGACGTTCTCGCGGGCGGTGTCGCCGAACGTCGCACCGTCGTACTCCTCGGTGAGGTCGGCGGCCCGGTCGACGTGCTCGCGGAGCCGACCCCGGGTGAGCCGATGTCGGACGTCGTCCTCGTCTGTGAATCTACCCACGAGCCGGCTCGCGAACGCGTGGATCGTTTCGTCGTCCTTTCGCGTGCTCGTGGCCTCGTCGGCGAGAGCGTAGAGGTCGGAAACGGTGCGTGATTCCTCGCGTTCGCCGTCGGTGTCCTCGTCTTCGCCGCCGACGGCTGCGACTTCGTGCCAGACGGCTTCGACTGCGTGTTCCTGGACGGTGTCGCCGAACGTCGTGTCGTACTCGTCGGCGACCGACTCGGCCGCGCGTTCGACGAGTTCGCACAGTACGTGGTGGGCGATCCGCTCCCGATCGACGACCGCGTCGGCGACGGATGCGGCGAACGCCGCCGTCGCGTCGGGACCCTTGTTCGCGGTCGCCCGCGAGACGGCGTCCTCGAGATCGCTCGTCGTCTGTGGCGTCGTCCAGGTCATCTCACGGCCGTCGTGGCGGTCCCGGAAGGCGTCGACGATCGAGTCCGCGGTCTTCTTCCCGACCCGGGTGAACTCCTCTTGTACGAAGCCGGAGACGGTGTGTGAGTCCGTCGCGGCGAGCATCTTCATCACCGTCCCGAGCTCGACTCCGTGGGGGTGGGGACGGATCTCTTCGGTCTCCTCGGGAAGCTGATCAGTCGCGCGCTCGAACTTGAAGTGGGCCTGGGGTTCGCGAAGCTCGAGGCGGGCGTGGGGGTTGACGACCGCCGTGTGCTTGATGTAATCGTGAAGCTGGGAGCGAGCGCGCATGTTTGCCTCCATCTCGAGTTCGATGCGGGTGCCGTGGGGGCGGTCCCAACTGGTCGTCTCCTCGACGCTGATCTCCGGTTCGTTCTCGTCGGTGTCGACGATGAGTTCGAAGTACTGGGCCTCACTCGAGCCCTGGGTGCGGCTGGTGATCTTCGCGGGTTTGCCACTCGTCAGCTGTGAGTAGAGCACGGCAGCCGAGATACCGATCCCCTGCTGGCCACGTGCCTGCTCGCGGGCGTGAAACCGCGAGCCGTACAGCAGTTTTCCGAAGACTTTCGGCAACGACGCTTTGGTCAGTCCGGGACCGTTGTCCTCGACGATCAGTTTGTAGTAGTCACCCTCTTCCTGAATCTCGACGTAGATATCGGGGAGAATGCCGGCCTCTTCCGTGGCGTCCAGGGAGTTGTCGACGGCCTCTTTGACGGCCGTGACGAGCCCCCGGGCTCCACTGTCGAAGCCGAGCATGTGTTTGTTCTTCTCGAAGAACTCGGCGATCGAGATCGCACGCTGGCTCTCGGCCAGCTCCTCGGCGATCCCCGGCTCCTCGCCGAGCGTCGACTGGAACGACGTCATCGTCCTCCCATACTGGGGGCGGGATTAAAAGGGGTGCGCTACCGGCCCGGAAGTGGAACTGGTGTGCACGGAACCGTCTTCGGGACGGACTCTCGCTGACGCAGCCGCGCGCTCGGGTGACGAGAGCCGAGGGTTCCATCGATAACGCGTCACTTTTAGTTTCGCGGTCGGTAGACTCCCCACGTGCGGTTCGACGGATCCGAGACACGCAGACGCTCGAGCGGCCGAAGCGGGATCGTCCCGTCCCGGACGACACCATGACCGACGACAAACATCCCGAACCAGATCGACAGCGATGCCCTCCAGCCGTCGCTGTCGTCGACGCCAGCTCGCCCGGCAACGTCGGTACCATCGCGCGGGCGATGAAGAACTTCGGCTTTTCGGAACTTTTGCTCGTCGACCCGCCCGAACTCGATCCCGACGGCGAGGCCTACGGCTTCGCGGGCCAGGCACGCGAGGACATCCTCCCGAACGCCGAGGAGCTCACATTCGATCAGCTCGTCACGAACTACCACACGATCGGCTGTACCGCCGTCACCAACGAGGACGACCGCAGTCACGTTCGCTTTCCCTACTCGACGCCCGCCGACCTCGCGATGCGACTGCCGACCGTCGACGCACCCACTGCACTCGTCTTCGGTCGCGAACGCGTCGGACTCACCAACGAGGAACTCGCCCGGATCGACGAGATCTGTTCGATCCCGGCAAACGCCGACTACCCCGTCCTCAACCTGGGCCAGGCCGCGACGATCACCCTCTATGAACTCCGCGGCCTCGCACTCGAGGAAACCCAGCTGCCAGACGTCCAGCGCGTCCGTGCCCCAGAACCCCTGCTCGAGCGACTCTACGACGACTGGGAGGCGTTGCTCGAGACGATCAACCATCCCGAGGAGAAACGCGAGAAGACGATGCGGATGATCCGTCGGATCTACGGCCGCGCGGACCCGACCGAACGGGAGGTGAACACGCTGCTCGGACTGTTACGCCGGACGAGAGAGCGCCCCGACCGAGACGACCGGTCATGAACCCTGGGTTACTTTCACCACTACACCTCGAGGTACGAACCCAAACGATTAATCGAGATGCCGGTGCATACGAGCCACGATGGTCGAAACGCACAAGCCGGAACTCGAGGGAGAAACGCTCCAGTACAGAGACGATGCGTGGGAACTCACCGGGACCATCGAAATCAAACGAAACGGCGAACTCATCGCCGCGGAGGCGCGAAAGACGGACCGGGTCCGCGGCGAGACCGGACGGCTCGCGTTTACGGTCGCGAACGGTGCCTCCTCGATCAACCCCGGTAACCCAGAGAACTTCGTGGCAGAGATCGAACCGCAGAATACGGGATACGCTCTGATCGCGTCCAGAGATCACACGACGGACCGCTACGAACTCAACAGCATGCAGTACGGCTAGCGCGTTAGGCCCGTTTCTGGATCTCCTCGCGGAGCACCTGACTCACGAGGTCGCCGTCGGCCTTTCCGCGAAGTGCGCCCATACACTCTCCCATGAGTCCGGAGAACGCCTGCATCCCCTCTTCTTCGACCTGCGTTTCGTTTCGTTCGACGACCTCGCGGACCGCCTCGCGGACCTCGTCCTCGCCGACGCCGCCTAAGCCCGCCTCCTCGGCGGCGTCTTCGGCCGAGCGGTCGGGGTCGTCTGCGAGCGCTGCGAGCAGGTCCGGGACGCCCTCGTTGGGCAGGTCACCGTCCTCGACCATCGCGAGCACCTCCCGGAAGTGCCGGTCGGTCAGGTTCTCGACGGGGACGTCGTCGCGTCGTAGCTCGGTGACGGTCGACTCGAGCGTGGTCGCAGCGAGCGTCGGGTCAACGCCGTCGGCGACGACGTCCTCGAACAGCGGCATGTACTGGCCGTAGGCGACCTGCTCGGCGAGGCCGGCGTCGAGGTCGTACTCGTCCTGGTAGCGGTCGACCTTCTCGGTGAGCAGCTCGGGTTCGGGCACGTCGCTCGGATCCGGCTCGACCGGCGGGACGTCGGTCTCGGGGTACATCCGGGCTGCGCCGGGCAGCGGCCGGAGGTACCGCGTGGTGCCGTCGTCGTTTGCCCCGCGGGTCTCCTCGGGGACGCCCTCGAGGGCCGTCTCGGCACGCTCGGCGACGGCCTCGATCGCCTGTGTCGCGACGTCGTCGGCCGCGGCGACGATGGCGACGGCGTCGTCCTCGCCGGCACCGACCGCTTCTTTCAGGTCCATGACGTCGCCCTCGGTGACGCCATAGGCCGGGAGCTCGTCGGTGTGGAAGATGCCGCCCGCGCCGTGGCGCTTGGCGTGGTCGGAGAACTCGGTTCCGAGTCGTCGGTCGGGAGCGATCTCGCGGCCGACGAGTCCGTCGAAGCCATACAGCGGCACTGCCGTCACCGCGCCGCCTGCCTCGAGTGCGCCACGGATGACGCCGCTGTCGGTGTCCTCGAAGACGTCGGTCACGTCCGTCGTCTCGCCGACCGACGCGTCGCGTTCGGCGAGCTCCGCGGCGAGCTCGACGAGTGCGACCTGCCGGGCGACCTCGGTGCGGACGATGTCGTCGATGTCGTCGAGGCTCTGGACGCCTTTAATCTCGACCCGGGCACCGTCTTCGATCGAGACGTTGACGTCCTGGCGGATGGTTCCCAGCCCGCGCTTTACCTTCCCCGTCGAGCGAAGCAACATGCCGATCCGCTCGGCTGCCTCGCGGGCCTGTGCCGGCGTTCGGATGTCCGGTTTCGTCCCGATCTCGACGAGCGGGATACCCAGGCGGTCGAGGCTGTAGACGACGCCGTCGTCGGTCTCTTCGACGCGCTGGGCGCTTTCTTCCTCGAGCATGAGGTCTTCGATCCCGACCCCGCCGTCGCTCGTCTCGATTTCCCCGTCCGTGGCGATCAGCGACGAGCGCTGAAAGCCCGTCGTGTTCGAGCCGTCGACGACGATCTTTCGCATGACGTGGGCCTGGTCGACCGGCTCCATCTCCAGCAGCTGGGCGATCTCGAGGACCGTCTCGAGGGCTTCCTCGTCGAGTTCCGTCGGCGGCTCGTCGTCTTCCTCGACGAGACAGGTCGAGTCGTACGCGAGGTACGTGAACTCTCGTTCGACCTTGCTCTCTTCTAAGGCGGCCTCGTCGATCTCGCCCAGTTCGCTTCGCGTCGGGTGGAGATACCGGGCGAACTCCCGCGTCGCCGCCTCGGGGTCGCGCAGTTCGGTCGGACAGTTACAGAACAGCTTCGTCGCCGTCTCGAGTTGCTGGTGGATCTCCAGCCCGGCGACGAGTCCGAGGTCGTCGTAGTCGTAGTCGGCCATTGCCGTCGTCTCGGAGGCGGAGGGGTAAAAAACCGTTCAGTTGGGCGTCGTCTCGGCCGCGCCGATCCGTCCGTCGACAGCGGCCGACGAGCTCGTCGTTAGTACTCGGTGCCTTTCCGTGCCCGCTGGCCGGCGTCGATCGGGTGTTTCTCCTTGCGGACGTTCGTCACGAGGTCGGCTTCCTCGAGCAGATAGTCGGGGCGCTCGTGGCCGCCGGTGAGCACGAGCTCGAGGCCGTCGGGTTTTCGCTCGAGGAGGTCGAGGACGTCCTCGGGGGCGATCAGCTCGCGGTTGGCCGCGTAGATGATCTCGTCTACGACGAGCATGTGGACGCCCGCTTCGGGGCCTGCCTCGAGCGCCAGTGGCTCGGCCAGGTCGGCCTCGCCGGCGGCGTCGACGAGCTCGCGGGCACGCTCGAGAGCCCCTTTCGCCTTCGCCTCGTGTTCGTCGTCCTCGGAGCCGTCGAGAAAGCCGTGCCAGCCGTAGCTGCCGGTGTTCTCGTAGCTCAGTCCCGGGATCTCGGCGATGGCGTTGTACTCGCCGCGGACGTCCTCGACGCTGTCGGCTCCGCCTTTCATGAACTGCAGCAGGTGGACGCGGTAGCCGTGGCCGGCCGCCCGAAAGGCCATCCCGAGTGCGGCCGTGGTCTTGCCCTTGCCGTTTCCCCACCAGACCTGTGTCAGCCCGAACTCCTCGGGAGCGCGTGGCTCGATTTCGCGGGCGTCTGGCGTACGGCCCTTGCCTGGCGTGCGTGCGATCGGATCGGTGTCGGTATCGGTGTCGTCTGTCATGGTTGTGGTGTCTCGGCCGGAGCCCTTCGTCGCATCGGTTTCACAGCCGCTCGAGGAACGTATCGAACGCCCCACTGTCAGCGTGGACGTGGACGTACGTGCCGAGCGCGTCGTACTCGGTCAGGCCGTCGTGATCGCCGTCGATGCCGTCGCCGCGGACGGTCTCGAAGGCAAAGCGGGCGTCGCCGTCGACGTCGGCGCTCGAGTAGTGAAACTCGTGACCGCGGAGTCGCTCGCCCGCCTCGGCCGTCAGCGTTCCGTCCACGGCCTCGAGTTCGACGTGATCGAGCGCCTGGTAGCGGTCGTGCATGGTCACGTCGGCCGGCACGATCCCGGCCATCTCGTGGGTGTTCCCCTCGGCCGTCGTCAGCGTCTGGGACATCGCCATCAGGCCGCCACACTCCCCGAGGACCGGCAGGCCCTCGCTCGCCAGCCGGCCGAGTTCGGACAGTGTGCCCGCAGACTCGAGTTCGCCGGCGTGGAGTTCGGGATAGCCGCCCGGCAGGTAGACGCCGTCACAGTCGGGGACGGGGTCGCCCGCGAGCGGCGAGAACGTGACCAGGTCGGCTCGCTCGCGGAATCGCTCGAGGGTGGCCGGATACCGGAAACAGAACGCGGCGTCGTCGGCGACGGCGACGCGAGCGTCGACTGTCGGGCCGGGTTCGGGGCTCGAGGCTGGTTCCGGAGGTTCACGTGCTACGTCGGCAAGCCGGTCGGCCTCGAGCGTCTCGGCCGCCTCCGAAAGCGCCGCCTCGGGCAGGGCAGCCTCCTCGCCCATGTGTAGCCCGAGGTGGCGGTCGGGAATCTCGAGGTCCGGGTTCGGGGGAATCCGGCCGAAGTACGCGAGGTCGTCGGGCAGGGCGTCACGAATCCCCTGTTCGTGGCGGCCGCCGTGGGCGCGCTGGGCGATGATCCCCGCGACCTCGATCTCGCGGCCGATCTCGGCGGCGTACTCGCGAAAGCCGAGCGCGGTCGCGCCCACGCTCTCCATGCCGGCTTTCGCGTCGACGACGAGGACGACCGGCAGGGAAAGCGCTTCGGCGACCATCGCCGTGCTCGAGCCGTCGCCGTCGTACAGTCCCATCACGCCCTCGACGACACAGATAGCGGGGGACGACGTCCCCCGGGAAGACGGGTGTGAGCCGTCGATGCCGCCCTCGCCGCGGGCGTAGTTGCGCCGGACGCCCTCCTCACCGCAGAGCCACAGGTCGAGGGTACGGGAGGGGCGGCCGGCGACCGCCTCGTGGTGGCTCGGATCGATGAAGTCCGGCCCGGCCTTGGCGGGCTGGACCGCGTACCCGGCGTCCTCGAGCGCCTGTATGATCGCCAGCGTCGCGACGGTCTTGCCGACGCCGGAGCTGACGCCGCCGAGGACGAACCCCGGCGGGCCACACGTCCCGGTCATTCGATCGCTACCTCCCGGCGAACCGCGAGCACGACCAGATCAGAAAACGGCGTGTCCCCCTTCCCGTCGCCGCCAGCGTGTTCCGCGAGCTCCCCGAGCGTGAACCGGTGGATCTGTTCGTCCTCGTGGGTCAGTTTCTCGAGTACCAGCGCCTCGAGGTCCGGGTCCGCACCGTTTTCGAGCAGAAACTCGGCGATATCCCCGGGCATGATGTCGTAGGGCCGTGGGAGCACGAGCAGGTGACGGTCGCCGACGACCGAAGCGAGGCGATCCACGTCCGCAGAGACGTCGCCGCTCTTGTGGAGGGTGACGAACGTCGAATCTTCCTTGGGCGTCCGAGCTCGGCTCGCAGCCACCTGAATCGAGGAGATGCCGGGGATCACCCGCACCGGAACGTCGGGGTCTTCGCGCTCGACAGCGTCCTGGACCTTCCCGACGAACTGGTAGCCCGAGTGGTTGGGATCGCCCATCGCGACGGCCGTTCCCGACTCGCCGTTTGCGACGCGTCTGCCGAACTCCTCGAGCGCCTCGGCCTCGTCTTTGTACCCACAGGTCAGCAGGTCCGCGTCGGTACACTCCGCGACGAACTCGACGACAGTGGTGAAGCCGACGACGACGTCCGCCTCGCGGATGGCGCGTTCGCCACGCGGGGTCAGATACTCGAGGTTGCCCGGCCCGACGCCGACGGCGTAGACGGGGTCGTCCGTCGCTTCATCTATGTCGGACTCTGCCGCCGCAGCAGCGAACGTCGCCGGATCGGGGCCGGCCTCGAGGTCGTACTCGCCGCTCATTTCTCACCCTCGTCCGCTCTTCGGTCGTCGGCCACACGCTCGAGCTCGAGCTCGTCCGTCCGGACGTCCTTGGCGACGTGAATCAGTTCGTTCGTCAGCGCGGCTGCGAGGCCGCTTCCGCCGCGACGGCCGACGTTGGTGATCGCGGGCACGCCGTACTCCTCGCTGACCTCACGGATCCGCTGGCGGCTCTCCTCTGCCTTGACGAAGCCGACGGGGGTCGCGACGACGACCGCGGGTCGGGTGCCGTTCTCGATGCAGTCGGCCAGTGCGAAGGCAGCCGTCGGCGCGTTGCCAACCGTCGCGATCGAATCCTCGTAGATGCCCTGCTTGTCGAGCTCGAGCACCCCCGAGGCGGTCCGGGTCATGCCCGTCTCCTTCGCCAGTTCGGCCCCGTGGCCGATCGCCTTGTGTTTTGCACAGTCGTGGCCCCGACCGGTGATGCCGGCCTGGGGCATGGTGATGTCTGTGACGATGTTCGCTTCCTCGAGCACGGCCCTCGCGCCCGCCCGGACGGGGGCGTCCTCGTCGTCGTCCAGCTCGTCTCCGCCCGTAAAGCGGATCAGGTGCTGGAACTCGATGTCACCCATCGAGTGGACCGACTTCTGCCGCATCCTGTCGGCCAGGGTCTCGTCGGGGACGAACTGCCGGACGATGTCCATGCTCGTCTCGGCGATGTCCATCGCCTCCTGGGTCGTTGCCCCTAAATCGGCGTACTCTTTCTCGTATTCGCCGTCGGTGTCAGTCATCGGTGGTCACCTCCGCCATCTCGTTCGTGGTTCGCGCTTCCAGGTCACCCTCCACGGAGAGGGTGATGTCCCGGAGTCTGTCCTCTATCTCTTCGCTCGCGTCCCAGAGATCCCGGTCGATGGCCTCGAGCAACGTCGCCGTGATGGACTCGAGTGCCCACGGATTGACGTCTTTCATCCACTCCTGGCGATCCTCGTCGAAGGCGTAGGCTTCGGCGACGTCCTCCCAGAGCCGGTCGCTGATGACGCCCGTCGTGGCGTCCCAGCCGAGCGTGACGTCGACCGTCGTCGAGAGGTCGCCCGCGCCCTTGTAGCCGTGTTCCTCCATGGAGTCGAGCCAGTCGGGGTTGAGTACGCGG contains:
- a CDS encoding LSM domain-containing protein codes for the protein MSGRPLDVLEESLGERVTVRLKSGEEYAGELAGYDQHMNLVLEDVGISAETDIESESPSEDTTIIRGDNVVSITP
- a CDS encoding 50S ribosomal protein L37e, with the protein product MTGAGTPSQGKKNTTTHTKCRRCGEKSYHTKKKVCSSCGFGKSAKRRDYEWQGKSGDN
- a CDS encoding MBL fold metallo-hydrolase, which gives rise to MTVSYDAITVDWLGYATVRLEGRTGVVVYTDPGRYGVLEDYDARDGDLVLITHAHHYDPDGIRRVAHEDAIVLVHDAIDASEIDRVDERPEDLPYEIERVRADESFVLGPLDLFTTPAYNDPDGPHTRPDGTPHHPRGEGCGYGVTIDGVTAFWAGDTDVLAAHEELAIDVAMLPIGGAYTMDRHEAADLAAAMDPGLVVPIHYDTFAEIETDDEAFVVDVATRGVPVVLDR
- a CDS encoding DNA topoisomerase IV subunit A, encoding MSTDTNEQARAQLIDLAAQFYDQFELGEIPEMSVPTRTKSNIEYDEDAGVWVYGDRTSTRSANSVRGARKLLKAVYTIEFLADQLEQDRSSTLRELYYLSESWDNEHAQFSSQDESNGLVEDLEIVTGVTREDFHMRPEESGATIMGPLYLREQTRRGEREIHCQKDVGEGGYQIPNNPDTIEFLDCDAEFVLAVETGGMRDRLVENGFDEAYDALIVHLKGQPARATRRITKRLRDELELPVTVFTDGDPWSYRIYGSVAYGSIKSAHLSEYLATPEAQFVGIQPEDIVEYDLPTDPLSDSDENALESELEDPRFQTEYWEEQIELQLEIGKKSEQQSLASYGLDFVTETYLPERLEEMDVV
- a CDS encoding DNA topoisomerase VI subunit B, with amino-acid sequence MTSFQSTLGEEPGIAEELAESQRAISIAEFFEKNKHMLGFDSGARGLVTAVKEAVDNSLDATEEAGILPDIYVEIQEEGDYYKLIVEDNGPGLTKASLPKVFGKLLYGSRFHAREQARGQQGIGISAAVLYSQLTSGKPAKITSRTQGSSEAQYFELIVDTDENEPEISVEETTSWDRPHGTRIELEMEANMRARSQLHDYIKHTAVVNPHARLELREPQAHFKFERATDQLPEETEEIRPHPHGVELGTVMKMLAATDSHTVSGFVQEEFTRVGKKTADSIVDAFRDRHDGREMTWTTPQTTSDLEDAVSRATANKGPDATAAFAASVADAVVDRERIAHHVLCELVERAAESVADEYDTTFGDTVQEHAVEAVWHEVAAVGGEDEDTDGEREESRTVSDLYALADEATSTRKDDETIHAFASRLVGRFTDEDDVRHRLTRGRLREHVDRAADLTEEYDGATFGDTARENVTEVIWTVMATVPDDPPLVRELVDDRDASSDLVDAMRETDIMAPPTRCLSPISADLIETGLRKEFDADFYAAASRNAEVHGGDPFVVEAGIAYGGEVEAEGGVDVLRFANRVPLVYQRGACATTDVVKSIGWRNYGLDQPGGSGLPNGPAVIMVHVASTNVPFTSESKDAVANVPEIEDEIELAIREAARDLKSYLNKRRSMEKRRKKQNVLGKILPEMARKVAEVTDRPDPDIDDAVARIMNNVLVERRLGENGDATSVELVVENNSSTNESLEVTDIVTAEPSNLPEDASVVEMDGEWFVSWEPEVKSGEEAVLEYELGGDASFDLDVKGVEAEKLTVSS
- a CDS encoding RNA methyltransferase; amino-acid sequence: MTDDKHPEPDRQRCPPAVAVVDASSPGNVGTIARAMKNFGFSELLLVDPPELDPDGEAYGFAGQAREDILPNAEELTFDQLVTNYHTIGCTAVTNEDDRSHVRFPYSTPADLAMRLPTVDAPTALVFGRERVGLTNEELARIDEICSIPANADYPVLNLGQAATITLYELRGLALEETQLPDVQRVRAPEPLLERLYDDWEALLETINHPEEKREKTMRMIRRIYGRADPTEREVNTLLGLLRRTRERPDRDDRS
- the gatE gene encoding Glu-tRNA(Gln) amidotransferase subunit GatE, which encodes MADYDYDDLGLVAGLEIHQQLETATKLFCNCPTELRDPEAATREFARYLHPTRSELGEIDEAALEESKVEREFTYLAYDSTCLVEEDDEPPTELDEEALETVLEIAQLLEMEPVDQAHVMRKIVVDGSNTTGFQRSSLIATDGEIETSDGGVGIEDLMLEEESAQRVEETDDGVVYSLDRLGIPLVEIGTKPDIRTPAQAREAAERIGMLLRSTGKVKRGLGTIRQDVNVSIEDGARVEIKGVQSLDDIDDIVRTEVARQVALVELAAELAERDASVGETTDVTDVFEDTDSGVIRGALEAGGAVTAVPLYGFDGLVGREIAPDRRLGTEFSDHAKRHGAGGIFHTDELPAYGVTEGDVMDLKEAVGAGEDDAVAIVAAADDVATQAIEAVAERAETALEGVPEETRGANDDGTTRYLRPLPGAARMYPETDVPPVEPDPSDVPEPELLTEKVDRYQDEYDLDAGLAEQVAYGQYMPLFEDVVADGVDPTLAATTLESTVTELRRDDVPVENLTDRHFREVLAMVEDGDLPNEGVPDLLAALADDPDRSAEDAAEEAGLGGVGEDEVREAVREVVERNETQVEEEGMQAFSGLMGECMGALRGKADGDLVSQVLREEIQKRA